TAAACGTTTCAACTTTTTTTCTATGATTATATACTATCTTGACAAAAAAACACTAGAAGCgaagtaaaaagtaaaaaaaaaaaaccaacctCATCAATCATGGGTAAAAATTCTCTGGCAGGTTGGCAGAGAACAGTTTGATTATTTCCCTGAATggttaaaaaatacaaaacattattataaaagaacaaaaaataacaTGGGATTAATATAGTAACAAGTTGATCTAGAAAAAAAAATTGCTCACATTTCTATATTTGCGTCCTTTAGCAGGCGCTTTGATGTCCATTCCATGACTTCCAGCATAATACAGTTCTGATAACTTTACAAAATTAAAGACTTTTGCTCTGCATCTTCCACTCACTATTGCTGTAGGAAAATACTTGGCTGTGTCTCTCACTGCTTCCCTCATCTATTTACCATAAACCAAACAAGGAATTAGTCTAATACTATAAGAAATTTTGATTAAGACTTCATTTGTTAAGTTTAGTGATAATTGGTAAAAAAGTAAACAAACCTCAGCAGTCATAAAAGCTTTGTCAGGATCATCAACAATGGGAGACAATGTACCATCATAGTCCAAAaacattattatttgtttcccTTTTGAAGCATTTATAATTTCCTCGAACATGTCCAAAGCTGAGGGATGATGAAcctattcaattattttttttttttaaaaggagaaGTTAAAACCACATAAAAAATCATTGTAATCCAATCCATTTATAGTTTTTTGTTTTAAACAAATTTACTAATGAATAAAAGACTCACAATCCAAGACTTGAGATTTTCAGTTTCAGAGGATCTACGAGGTGGGGAAGAAGCTCTCATGGAATCAAGTAAAGCAGTGATCCTATGATCTCCGGCAGCAGACTCAATGTTTTTGAATGTTTTCTTCGCCGGAACGGCGATGAATCTCCCCGGCGGCGGTAGTGGTCCGGGAACAGCCGGTGAGAACGATAAGAAAGAAGACTCCAACCCTGATCTTGGGTCAGAAAC
The nucleotide sequence above comes from Nicotiana tabacum cultivar K326 chromosome 12, ASM71507v2, whole genome shotgun sequence. Encoded proteins:
- the LOC107762039 gene encoding putative trehalose-phosphate phosphatase H → MTNQNVIVSDPRSGLESSFLSFSPAVPGPLPPPGRFIAVPAKKTFKNIESAAGDHRITALLDSMRASSPPRRSSETENLKSWIVHHPSALDMFEEIINASKGKQIIMFLDYDGTLSPIVDDPDKAFMTAEMREAVRDTAKYFPTAIVSGRCRAKVFNFVKLSELYYAGSHGMDIKAPAKGRKYRNGNNQTVLCQPAREFLPMIDEVYKSLVEKTKSIPGAKVENNKFCLSVHFRRVEEKRWTELAEQVKSVTKEYPKLRLTQGRKVLEIRPSIKWDKGKALEFLLESLGYANSNDVLPIYIGDDRTDEDAFKVLRDRGQGFGILVSKSPKETNASYSLQEPLEVMYFLNRLVEWKRSSLQRYQRK